Within Dysgonomonas sp. HDW5A, the genomic segment TTTTCGTCCCATTGGGTAGTTGCATTTACCGAATAATACATTGGATTACCCTTTGGGAAATCTTTTATAAAATCACGATAAAGAACACTGTTATATAATCGAAGATCATTAGCACCATCGGTACGTTTTTCTTTCAGGAACTCGTCAACCAACCATCTTCTGGCTTTTCCATCTGCCCAACCAATACCTTCGGGTGCATAAAATTGTGTACGCTGAAATCCTGTTGCCATACTGGCATCATTTCCTGTTCCACCTTTATTAGTATCATCAAATTGAATTTCGAATATGCCTTCTTTATTATTCTCATCCAAGTGAGTAAAGTTATTTACCCAATTATCAATCAGACCATATAGAGAGCCTTCTTTATTGATAAGCCATTCGAATTCGGTCTTTGCCAAATCATATTTTTTTTGTTGTAAATAAGATTTTCCGAGTAGTGCTTTTGCTGCTCCAAATGTTGCTCTTCCGACATTAGCTTCATCCCATTTTTCAGGTAAAGCATTGTCGGTAATTGCCGATTTCAAATCGGCTTCTATCTGAGCCCATATTTGTTCTTGACTCGATTCTACAGGCACATAATTGGCATCTGTAGGTTCTAAAATAAGAGGGCCTTTTTCCCACAAAAGATTAATTTGAAAATACCACAATGCACGCAAAAAGTGAGCTTGTCCTAATATGCGGGCTTTCTTCTCGGCATCCATATCTATATTGGGTACGTATTTCAAGACTTGATTACAGCGGAAAATAGCCATATAGAAATGCTCCCAATGTACATTATTTCCTTCGTAGAAGTTATAATCAGTATATGAGAATTTTGTCCAGTTGGCAAGGTCTACCCATGGGGAGTTACTGACTCCTTCATCCGAAGTCAAATCGTATCTAAAAGAGAGCCAACGCATCCATGTTCCTTCTTTATAAAAAGCACTGTAGCATGCATTTATTCCTGTCTGGGCGTCATCTGCTGTTTTCCAAAAGGTAACCGTAGTACCTTGGTTTGGATTATCTATGTCTAAAAGACTTGAGTCACATGCTGTTAATCCCAGCATGGCTCCAATTAGTAATATATATAATTTTTTCATCTTGGTATTATTTATAAAATGACACAATATTTAAAATGTAAGATCGAGTCCAAACATAACCGAAGGCAAATTAGGGAACGCAAAGTTGTCTGTTCCTCTATCCCATACATCGTTGTTGATAAATTCGGGATCTAATCCGCTATACTTAGTAAAGGTTATCAAATTGCTACCGGTTGCATATACACGAAGTGCTTCTATACCCAGATTTTTTATAAATTTCTTATCGAAAGTATATCCCATTTGAATATATTTTAGACGGAAGAACGATCCATTTTCTAAATACCTGTCACTATCGTACACATTACGTGAATCTCCGTAAATAATGCGTGGAGTATTTGAATTCGGGTTGATTTGATAAGGCTCTTCTCCTTTTTTGAAATTCAAATAACTCGAATTATCGGCGAAGTAAGTTCCCTGCCATTTAGGTACATTGTATATATCGTTCCCGAATTGACCGTACCACATAAACGAGAAGTCGAAATTCTTCCAGTTACTTGTATAGGTCAAAGCCAATTGAACTTTTGCCCAAGGATTACCCACTATTTGACGGTCGTTGGCTGTTATCGATCCATTATCGTCGGTGTCTACATAAATAACATCTCCCAGCTGAGGTCTTTTATCTCCAATAAGGATAGGTGTTCCGTTTGATGTTACATAATTATCAATCTGCTCTTGTGTCTTAAATATTCCTGCTGTTTTATATAAGTAATACATAGAAAGCGGTTGACCTATCTCCGATTTTGTTTTTCCCGAATAATAAACATCTTTACCATAGCCTAGGTCCAAGACTTTGTTACTAAGCGTAGTTAAGTTGGCTACTATTCCATAATTAAAATCACCGACTTTGTCTTTCCAATTAGCCGTAAACTCAAATCCTCTGTTTCGCAAGCTAGCTGCATTTGCTAAAGGTGCCCCTTCCTGATTACCTGTTGATATGGCAATAGGCATAGAGGTTAGTACATCTCTGGAGATCGCATTATAATATTCTGCACTTAAAGCAAAACGTCCGTCCAAGAAACCTGCATCAAAGCCAACATTTACGGTTTCTTTAGTTTCCCATTTCAAATTCGAATTGACAATCTTAACCTGAGAAGCTCCCGAAACTAATTGCCCTCCAATTACAGTAACCATACTTTGATTAATTGTTCCTAAATAATCCCAACTACCAATAGCGGCATTACCTAAGCGACCCCAGTTTCCACGAAGTTTTAAATCGCTAATCCATGGTATATTAAAAAACTCCTCTTGGGATATTCTCCATGCTCCCGATATGGATGGGAAGTTGCCCCAACGATTATCTTTTGATAAACGTGATGTACCGTCTCTACGAATAGTACCGGTCAGATAATATTTGCCGTCATAGATATAATTAAATCTACCCAGATATGAAATCATCGAATTTTTATTGATTCCATTAAAATTTTGTTGATTGGTTTGTCCTGCATTCAATACGGTCAGATAACTTCCTCCTACCAATGGGAAGTTAAGACGCGAACCTCCTACGTTCTCCCAACTATAATTTTGATAGGTAAGCCCTGCCAAAGCATCAATATGGTGTTTTCCAAAATCTTTATTGAAATTTAAGGTATTCTCAACGAGTCTATTGTATGTATTGGCTCTTTCTTTAAGACCTTCGGGATCACGATGCTCTTGATTACGCTTCCAATTACCTTCGCCTCTGAACCATGATTTTTCCCAGAAATAATAATCGATACCTGCATTCAGTTTATAAGAAAGGTAAGGAAGCGGTTTAAATTCTAACCAAGCTGCTCCATTTAATCTATGCTGAATTTCTCTCTGACGCTCCAAATTTTCACGGGCGATAGGATTTACTCCAAATGTATTTGCATTGGCATCTCCATATCCGTATCCTCCGGGATTATTTTCATCGTAAAC encodes:
- a CDS encoding RagB/SusD family nutrient uptake outer membrane protein, which codes for MKKLYILLIGAMLGLTACDSSLLDIDNPNQGTTVTFWKTADDAQTGINACYSAFYKEGTWMRWLSFRYDLTSDEGVSNSPWVDLANWTKFSYTDYNFYEGNNVHWEHFYMAIFRCNQVLKYVPNIDMDAEKKARILGQAHFLRALWYFQINLLWEKGPLILEPTDANYVPVESSQEQIWAQIEADLKSAITDNALPEKWDEANVGRATFGAAKALLGKSYLQQKKYDLAKTEFEWLINKEGSLYGLIDNWVNNFTHLDENNKEGIFEIQFDDTNKGGTGNDASMATGFQRTQFYAPEGIGWADGKARRWLVDEFLKEKRTDGANDLRLYNSVLYRDFIKDFPKGNPMYYSVNATTQWDEKGWGSSCYIRKYNTAYFRDKEDYFAPNNYRLMRYADILLNYAECIVETGGSTTQAAVYVDKVRTRVGLSKLVNSIYASSLNSKESFMKRLQMERSLELCFEGWRWADLKRWGLLDNQAGLTELKSRDEDFNNFVIGKHNRLPIPQIEVDNSEGQLTQNANY
- a CDS encoding TonB-dependent receptor, giving the protein MMKKLLILMLSMFTLAVCAQNVNITGKVVDVENTPLIGVYVKIKGTTTGTVTDMDGKFGLSGEKGQTLIFSFLGLTTQEAVYNGMPLNIILKENAEDLDEVVVIGYQTIRKADLTGAVSVVDTKEMRKSVAGTIASQMQGLATGVNVRTTGRAGEDAAIEIRGVGTLSDRSPLWIVDGMIMNPGVDFNPADIETIQVLKDASSAAIYGSRAANGVIIVTTKKGRSGPMKVGINAKATLEWTPRYDLMDAANYKKYNDLAYTEGIANGSWKGGLQQHSDYDTNWQDEVFRTGVVQDYNVSLSGGGEYGGYYVSGGYFNQKGVSYGNSFDRYSFRVNTDGKKGFFSFGESLAFSATDKDPLQTNPYNDVMRMLPTIPVYDENNPGGYGYGDANANTFGVNPIARENLERQREIQHRLNGAAWLEFKPLPYLSYKLNAGIDYYFWEKSWFRGEGNWKRNQEHRDPEGLKERANTYNRLVENTLNFNKDFGKHHIDALAGLTYQNYSWENVGGSRLNFPLVGGSYLTVLNAGQTNQQNFNGINKNSMISYLGRFNYIYDGKYYLTGTIRRDGTSRLSKDNRWGNFPSISGAWRISQEEFFNIPWISDLKLRGNWGRLGNAAIGSWDYLGTINQSMVTVIGGQLVSGASQVKIVNSNLKWETKETVNVGFDAGFLDGRFALSAEYYNAISRDVLTSMPIAISTGNQEGAPLANAASLRNRGFEFTANWKDKVGDFNYGIVANLTTLSNKVLDLGYGKDVYYSGKTKSEIGQPLSMYYLYKTAGIFKTQEQIDNYVTSNGTPILIGDKRPQLGDVIYVDTDDNGSITANDRQIVGNPWAKVQLALTYTSNWKNFDFSFMWYGQFGNDIYNVPKWQGTYFADNSSYLNFKKGEEPYQINPNSNTPRIIYGDSRNVYDSDRYLENGSFFRLKYIQMGYTFDKKFIKNLGIEALRVYATGSNLITFTKYSGLDPEFINNDVWDRGTDNFAFPNLPSVMFGLDLTF